Within Oligoflexus sp., the genomic segment ACAACGCCAGTCTTACGCAAGCTACAAATCCACAAAGAGCGGCGACCACCAACCAATAGATAACAGGCCCGAATTCGCGGCTGCCGGAGGCAAAATGCAGACCTGTGAAAAGCAGCATCTCAGCAGCGATGGCCAGAGCCGCGAGAGGAGCGAGGAAGCCTGAAGGTTTATAGACAGCGGGAAGAACCAGGGCCAGGGCACAGAGGATTTCAAAGACGCTGAGCGTCAGCCACGCCCCTTGGGGAATGGCCTTCAGAGTCGGCATGGTCTCGCCAGCGGAATTCTTGAACTTCCATAGGGCGCCGACGATCGTATGCAGAGCGAGAAGTACCTGGAGGACCCATACGAAGACATTCA encodes:
- a CDS encoding DoxX family protein, translated to MNVFVWVLQVLLALHTIVGALWKFKNSAGETMPTLKAIPQGAWLTLSVFEILCALALVLPAVYKPSGFLAPLAALAIAAEMLLFTGLHFASGSREFGPVIYWLVVAALCGFVACVRLAL